CAAATCCCCAGTCCAAAACAAATCCCTGGTGTATTTCCTACGCATGTggaactgaatggcctctcttgTCAGGCATGCATTGCTGTGATCACTCTCAAAGGTTTCTTTTCATAGCCTTCACAGGCTGTATGTGCAGCAATATACCAGCTCCACTGAAATGGGTTATGGAAAACTAATGACTAAACTCATCTCCACTCTATCAGCCAGAATGATAGAACCAGGGCACCTTCAGCTAGTAAAACTGAGGTTATGTTGAAGATGCAAGTTAGGGCTTTATAAATCTCCTGTTTGTTTTGAGAGCAGCAAACTGAAACATCCAAAACATCTTAATGCGCAACTTTAATTTGGATCTTAACGCTacattttttgttgttgtcaGCTAATTTTGTTCTAAACCTTCTTGAAAATTCAATCTATGTGTGAATCAATGAAAGTCAAAAGACTACAATTATATTTCAGGAACTGTTACAAATACTGTGGCTGGGTGGGTGATGTTGGCTAGTGCTCTCCTGCTTCAAGTTGCCACATTATGAGAAAGTACCGTAAATGAATTACATATCTAAACAGAACAAAAATATAAAGAGAGATATCAAACTTAGCAGGacctaattaaaaatatttttcatgcagCATTTTACTGTTACAGAGCTCATTTCTTCCCACTAGCCTATGTTGGCAGTTATGCTTCACAcgatcctcctcccaccccagtccaCTCCACATGCCTTTATATTCATTTCCCACTCATGTGCAGAACTAATTTCCCATTCATCTCTCTGCTGCCGTCCTTTCCCAGTACTTGTGGTGGGCTTTCCACATTCTTACCATTCTTTGGGTAAAAAAGATACAGAACTATCTATCGGATTTGCTAATGACTATCTTGTATTGATTGGGCTTTCATTTCACCCAAATCTGGGAACAACTTCTCCACATCCATCATTTTGTTCTCTTGAAGATTTACATCAGGCCACTGGGAACCTTCTCTTGAGAAAAAACCCAGCCTGGTTAGTCTCCCCTGGTCAATATATCCCCTCAGATCTAGTGTCACCCTTGTGAACCTTTACTGGACTTTTACCAATGCTTTGATGTCATTTTTATAACGTAGAGACCCAAACTATttgcagttctccaagtgtggacCACTGTTTAATTTACCGACTTTTTAATGTAATCCTATTAAAAACCAAACATCAATATGTTAGTTACTATCTTTAATAACTTAATCTGACTTGTGTACTTGCACCCTTTGATCCTTGATCTTATTTAGTCGCTTACTTTCCTCATTTTCCTCAATCTTCCGATGAAATACAGAGTGAGCTTAAGGAACTGAGCTGCAGCTTTTAATGTTTTGTGTatgtttcaattttgttttacaatctCTCAGACCTAAATctagttcaacaatttcaggtcatAAAATTGTTTTGCCCATATACATTTCACCCAGAGCCATGATTTATTTCTTGATCTGTAACAATGCCACATCGTTTcactttcctctttcaccctttttaatcatttattctCTCCTGCTTTCCACCTTCTAGGAGACCCGTTCATTTCTTCTTCCCCCAgctccctccatccccaccttCCTTTCTCCTTATGATTAGACTTATTATCTCAAACCTTTCCTCATTTGAATTGGCTGATCTACTGAAGAATTTCCTGCATATTCTGCATTTCTTGTGCATTTTCCAAATAATTCAGGACCTTCCCaacaaatgcaacacctcacagagAGACGACCTAATCCCTTTATTTATAGTGACCTACCAATACAGGAGATTTTGATGTTGAAGGTGCATCAGCTTGGACACTGGTAGAGATTCCTTCTTGTACAAATAGCTGATTGGGCAGGGGAGTTTATGATTGCGCTTAGAGCTGTAAAGTAGGATTGACTAAAGAATGCAAAATATCTATGCCATTTATGGTGTGCCATTGCAATAAGTGGTCATCATCCCCAACAAATTCAAGCATTAATTATAATAGAAGGCAGTAGCTTTGTATAGATATAGATAACAGATCCAATTCTGCTTACTTTTCTCCATCTCTCAGGAATAAAGGCTGATTTCACCCTTTTTCCTGTGGATCTTAAAATGATGATGCTATTTGGAGGAATCTCTGCCCAGATAACAACCCACTTGTCAGCAGATTTCTGTGCCCACGGTCAACAGGCTGAGCAAATATGAGTCAGTGTTTGAATGTGGTGGAGGTGCAGGATATAAAGACCGAAGGCAGCGAGGTGAAGGCagatcgagagagagagaagcagcttcTGAGAAACCAGCCGGCTGATCCCACACGAGGCAAAATGAAATCCTTCCTCCTTGCCATCGCTGCCGTGCAGATCCTCCACTGCTCAGGTAGGTACTGGGGAGAGTGGGAcctcagagagcagtgagttATTAGTAATGAGCTTCAGTCAGTGATGTGTAAGAAGAATTCACTGAAGTCTGTTGGAATGTCTTGAACGACTTTCCTTCACTCTCTGCAGGAGTGCCAAGCACCAAGGAAGCTCTGAGAGCCTCAGTTGTAAAGCTGAATGAAATCACTGAGATCACCAACCTCTGTGGTATCACCGGCAGAAGAGGGAAGAATGTAAGTTTGTCCTGTTTCCAGTATCCTTCACAGGCTACGCTCCTCTAACAATGTTACTGAGTGTAGGTAGACCCatcattggtaattggtatattattgtcacatgtactgatatacagtgaaaggcttctgtttgcatgccatctagacaggtcattccatacataagtaagatcattccatacataattacacaaGAGCTGAGCATGACACACACATTGCAGGACAATTTTTGTTCAAATCAAAATTATGTCTTTTATTTTGGAGATTCAAATTGGAACTAGGTTTCAGATTGGAGATTGGAAATCTCCAAAGGTTAGGATTTGGGGTTTGTTTATTTCTGGGTTATTTCCAAATCCCAAAGGGGCATCACGTGcttgttattttcttttcattactAACTCCAGTACTTCGAACATCTCCAGCATGATGGTTTAAGGGGTGATTTAGTGTTTGGACAAATTATATCTCGTGCCTGTGCTTATTGATGATTCTGATTGTCCCAGTGGAGGCAGGCACTGAAAATAAAGACCAGTGTTGTTCTGAGCTTTATCTGACCAGAAATGGTAACACATTAATAGCCTGGTTTCCTTTCATTAGGTCTATCGCACGGGTAAACTGTCATACAACGTGGATCTAATATTTTCAGTGAAAGAAACCGTCTGTTCCAAAAATTCCGGACTGGAATTTGATGATCGCAGCTGTCACTTCCGTTCCAAAAAGGCTGCTGTAAGTCCTGATTTATGTTGTAGCATCCAAACCACCATTTCTGCTGAGCTGTATCACAGAAAAGCTGTGAGCGTTTGAGTTATTGATAAGGGCATGAATACTGAGTTATTTGATAGAAAGGGCTAGTTATACTGCACTGAACCATAGAAATTGCCGGTGGTACTGACTTAAATCATAGAAATAACTGCGTGTGGTGAATTATATTAGAGTAAGTACTGGAAGAACTGAATTACTATGTCACCAAAGGGTCATTAGTGCTGAGTTATGTCATAGAAACTGCCTTTTGTATTACATTGCACCACAAAGAGCAATGAGTAACTTTAAATTTTTTTGCTATTTTGACAGGCAAAAGGATTCTGCAAAAGCCATGTTGAATACTTTGCTGACAAGATTGTTGACATTGATGTGGAGTGTCGAGGTTTGAGGACAATTGACAGCAAAAGTTATTCATTCGAGTCAAGTGAAAATAGCATTGAGGTAAGTTCGTCACCATAGAGTTCAGGGTAGTGGGCTTTTTGTGTTTTGGGTCAGGTTTATAACTTTGGTCActttctttggaaaaaaaaatgaaaagcactGGAGCAAAAATCTGAGATGCATCTGATTGTTTCAGTGAATGCACAGCTACCTGGAGATATCGGAACTCTGTCATCACTGACTTGTGCTAAGTGTCAGTAATGAGCACCctgattctgaaatttggttctattcaagtcaatggaatgg
The window above is part of the Pristis pectinata isolate sPriPec2 chromosome 1, sPriPec2.1.pri, whole genome shotgun sequence genome. Proteins encoded here:
- the LOC127578521 gene encoding secreted phosphoprotein 24-like, translating into MKSFLLAIAAVQILHCSGVPSTKEALRASVVKLNEITEITNLCGITGRRGKNVYRTGKLSYNVDLIFSVKETVCSKNSGLEFDDRSCHFRSKKAAAKGFCKSHVEYFADKIVDIDVECRGLRTIDSKSYSFESSENSIELKAKRTPVREVYKRVKQVKRIVG